From Sphaerochaeta sp., a single genomic window includes:
- a CDS encoding pilus assembly protein PilF, translating to MNGTYIWVFPAAMVAIGISPLPLVAKIALIIVVFLVMLLLKRKTFLYLSASRHIAQAVVPEQKDWDKLEKALAMGLPEQMRVTSASLYIQKGDWRKGKAILDAVITAPAGKNEKEHQGMVNVAKIMRSMTSWLDGDLDGAINEVAQVYQSGYRDKNLFINYETYVLEKGDLKTAKQLLEESSDREHGSLGIQDNHAWYLMLTGAWEEATALYDVLFNLNPRFPEPYVHMAQIKLHYGLCAEAISWLQKAKDARYTQTSGIKKDFVERLVALLSNPSTRLATAKAVDGAVAQVAIGKMPAIPQGYPPTEADVLDGFAPLPQQEEEEVQRDTDDRLPDTDLSSDDEEYLKRHGLE from the coding sequence ATGAACGGAACGTACATCTGGGTGTTCCCGGCGGCGATGGTCGCCATCGGGATATCCCCCCTTCCCTTGGTGGCGAAGATCGCTCTGATCATCGTCGTGTTTCTGGTCATGCTGCTTCTGAAACGCAAGACGTTCCTGTACCTGTCGGCAAGCAGACACATCGCCCAAGCCGTCGTCCCCGAGCAGAAAGACTGGGACAAGCTGGAAAAGGCGCTGGCCATGGGGCTTCCTGAGCAGATGCGCGTCACCTCAGCCAGCCTGTACATCCAGAAGGGCGATTGGAGGAAAGGAAAAGCGATCCTTGATGCGGTGATCACCGCCCCGGCCGGCAAGAACGAGAAGGAACACCAGGGAATGGTCAATGTGGCCAAGATCATGCGTTCCATGACCTCCTGGCTGGATGGGGATCTGGACGGCGCCATCAACGAAGTGGCCCAGGTGTACCAGAGCGGGTATCGGGACAAGAACCTGTTCATCAACTACGAGACCTACGTGCTTGAGAAGGGAGATCTGAAGACAGCAAAACAGCTTCTTGAGGAGTCTTCCGATCGGGAACACGGTTCCTTGGGAATCCAGGACAACCACGCGTGGTATCTGATGCTCACCGGTGCCTGGGAAGAGGCGACGGCCCTCTACGATGTGTTGTTCAATCTGAACCCCCGCTTCCCTGAGCCGTACGTCCACATGGCGCAGATCAAACTGCACTATGGGCTGTGCGCCGAAGCGATTTCTTGGCTCCAGAAGGCAAAGGATGCCCGTTACACCCAGACAAGCGGCATCAAAAAAGATTTCGTCGAGCGGCTGGTCGCCTTGCTCTCCAATCCCTCCACACGGCTGGCCACCGCCAAAGCGGTGGATGGCGCCGTCGCCCAGGTTGCCATTGGAAAGATGCCGGCCATCCCCCAAGGATATCCCCCGACAGAGGCCGACGTGCTGGACGGCTTCGCCCCGCTTCCCCAGCAAGAAGAAGAGGAAGTCCAGAGGGATACCGATGACCGGCTTCCCGACACCGACCTTTCCTCCGATGACGAGGAGTACCTGAAGCGGCACGGGCTGGAGTGA
- a CDS encoding amidohydrolase family protein: MGNNLSVTLPGLQVIDLEGRDVIPGLIDQHVHIIGGGGEDGPESRVQPSGRSAIWPKPG; encoded by the coding sequence ATGGGGAACAACCTCTCCGTCACGCTGCCCGGTCTGCAGGTGATCGACCTGGAAGGCCGGGACGTGATCCCCGGCCTGATCGACCAGCACGTCCACATCATCGGCGGAGGCGGGGAGGATGGGCCGGAAAGCCGCGTCCAGCCCTCTGGCCGTTCAGCGATCTGGCCAAAGCCGGGGTGA
- a CDS encoding TraR/DksA C4-type zinc finger protein, with product MEQKLLDMRKEILEHMAESNSEFKDIAGTMSIKDSIDSAADDIAIKKLEVINKHEANRLRAIEGALDRIHAGRYGTCLRCGKKIPEERLRALPYAVLCLDCKNEEERPHRY from the coding sequence ATGGAACAAAAGCTTCTGGACATGCGCAAGGAGATCCTGGAGCACATGGCTGAGAGCAATTCCGAATTCAAGGATATAGCGGGAACGATGAGCATCAAGGACAGTATTGACAGCGCCGCGGATGACATCGCCATCAAGAAGCTGGAAGTGATCAACAAACACGAAGCCAACCGGCTTCGCGCCATCGAAGGGGCGTTGGACAGAATCCACGCAGGTCGGTACGGCACCTGCCTCCGCTGTGGCAAGAAAATCCCCGAGGAGCGACTCCGGGCACTGCCGTACGCCGTCCTCTGCCTGGACTGCAAGAACGAAGAAGAGCGGCCACACCGCTATTAG
- a CDS encoding patatin-like phospholipase family protein, producing MGTKLFRQRILQRTGGKRPAIGLVLSGGSARAMAHIGVLKYLEEQGIVPDYIVSNSMGSIVGLLYAAGMSPGQIERCISTMDLSKVISFTLPLEGGLLKADSLASYAVSLLNGSNTKSLRLEDLSIPIIVVQEDLVTKRQILVSEGDFATILRASFAIPVYFPSVEYHGHLLIDGGITNLAPINVAYQYSDDVIVSTTFNTRNDLNLRNPLTAVNTMLDIQKRRTGVNEIIAHPEMIWIRCDVEKVSFMDFANLDAIAQKGYEAAKAQQEALSKLPSSLGVVSLKERRDDLEKSIDQGIANFSLYNHVRQTKLSNTFSFEFSSYLTDDASYLKDSGALGLAYQLKWGNFAFYALGASSLTTYRDQAFSASPMIATAVTYHAWNHTRLTFLLDTNLDQGTAVPSVYLRANVESRYHLLGDHLILRGIGSAELLRSEVEEKTFVGTTMMANAGVLSTYQDQKGNGEWNFSGSSLDVFVQGFGNTDSFRPFFAVRSSLQLAHRPSSVFLNLASTFRFALDGEGNVPLFAKDGFRTNSLEIRREGHGAPSNPSNVLVACKRDVGMEAHVGSSRRWPKR from the coding sequence ATGGGGACGAAGCTGTTCCGCCAACGGATTTTGCAGCGGACCGGAGGCAAGCGTCCCGCCATCGGCCTGGTGCTCTCCGGTGGCTCCGCCCGCGCCATGGCCCACATCGGCGTGCTGAAATACCTGGAAGAGCAGGGGATTGTTCCGGACTACATCGTCTCCAACTCGATGGGGTCCATCGTCGGACTGCTCTACGCAGCCGGCATGAGCCCCGGCCAGATCGAGCGTTGCATCAGCACGATGGATCTGTCCAAGGTGATCAGCTTCACGTTGCCGTTGGAAGGAGGGCTCCTGAAAGCGGATTCCCTGGCCTCTTATGCCGTCAGTCTGCTCAATGGCTCCAATACCAAGAGCCTCCGGCTGGAGGATCTGAGCATCCCCATCATCGTGGTGCAGGAGGATTTGGTGACCAAACGGCAGATTCTGGTCAGCGAAGGGGACTTCGCCACCATCCTTCGCGCATCCTTTGCCATCCCGGTCTACTTTCCATCGGTGGAATACCATGGGCATCTGTTGATCGATGGCGGCATCACCAACCTGGCGCCGATCAACGTCGCCTACCAGTATTCGGATGATGTGATCGTCTCCACCACGTTCAATACCCGGAACGACCTGAATCTTCGCAATCCCCTCACCGCGGTGAACACCATGCTGGACATCCAGAAACGGAGAACCGGTGTCAACGAAATCATCGCCCACCCGGAAATGATCTGGATCCGCTGCGACGTGGAGAAAGTTTCGTTCATGGACTTCGCCAATCTGGATGCCATCGCACAGAAAGGGTACGAGGCGGCAAAAGCACAGCAGGAGGCGCTGTCCAAGCTTCCCTCCTCTCTGGGGGTCGTCTCGTTGAAAGAACGGCGTGATGACCTGGAGAAATCCATTGACCAGGGTATCGCCAACTTCAGCCTGTACAACCATGTGCGCCAGACGAAACTGAGCAATACGTTCAGTTTCGAGTTCTCGTCGTACCTGACCGATGACGCGAGCTATCTGAAGGACTCCGGTGCATTAGGACTGGCATACCAGCTGAAATGGGGGAATTTCGCCTTCTATGCTTTGGGCGCCAGCTCATTGACCACCTACCGCGACCAGGCGTTCAGCGCCTCCCCGATGATCGCCACCGCCGTCACCTACCATGCGTGGAACCATACCCGCCTTACGTTCCTGTTGGACACCAACCTTGACCAGGGAACGGCCGTTCCGTCGGTATACCTCCGGGCGAACGTGGAAAGCAGATACCATCTGTTGGGTGACCACCTGATCCTCCGAGGCATCGGAAGCGCCGAGTTGCTCCGAAGCGAGGTGGAGGAGAAAACGTTTGTCGGGACGACGATGATGGCCAATGCCGGGGTGTTGTCGACGTATCAGGATCAAAAGGGGAACGGAGAGTGGAATTTCAGCGGGAGTTCTCTTGACGTGTTCGTCCAGGGATTTGGCAATACTGATTCTTTCCGGCCGTTTTTTGCCGTCCGCAGTTCGTTGCAGCTTGCCCATCGTCCCTCCAGTGTCTTCCTGAATCTTGCATCTACATTCCGGTTCGCGCTGGATGGGGAGGGGAATGTCCCGTTGTTCGCCAAGGATGGATTCCGGACCAACAGCCTGGAGATCCGACGGGAAGGGCACGGAGCTCCCTCGAATCCATCCAATGTGCTGGTGGCCTGCAAACGTGACGTTGGGATGGAAGCCCACGTGGGTTCAAGCCGACGGTGGCCGAAGCGGTGA
- a CDS encoding ISL3 family transposase, which yields MIDPHIQKLFSLGLGLEEPWRITSLEMVPSEKQPTLLELHIRIDFKEGSSFQYPGFDQSCKVHDTRERTWRHLNFFQYRCYITAKVPRIITPDGKVRTVSVPWARSGSGFTLMMEGVILTLVKHMPVRTVAREIGEHDTKLWRLIDYHVEEALKDQDFSDVSAIGVDEYSHKGHNYITVFLSHPDVATDEAGRCRQAGKARVLFVTEGKDKDAVKRFLERFKEKDGKPGQVKVATSDMIHGYRSALGESFPEAVVTVDKFHVVKNCSDAVDNTRKREMRSKNAAKTKDLKKTRYIWLKNPDNLTDRQRERLGQLLQVEYLDTVQAYSCRLELQDFYETHKAYDEDMVSDFERLAIRFANSAVMEIRKFAQCLTRNAVEILNYFQTLRTNAILEGFNSKTSIIKSRARGFRNMRNFMNMIYFVCGELSLPLQPIM from the coding sequence ATGATCGACCCGCATATTCAGAAACTTTTCAGCCTCGGATTGGGCCTTGAGGAACCTTGGCGCATCACTTCACTGGAGATGGTTCCGTCCGAGAAGCAGCCAACGCTGTTGGAACTCCACATACGGATCGATTTTAAGGAAGGGTCGAGTTTCCAGTATCCAGGATTCGACCAGAGCTGCAAGGTCCACGATACCCGAGAAAGAACCTGGAGGCATCTCAATTTCTTCCAGTACCGTTGCTACATCACCGCAAAAGTCCCCAGAATCATCACGCCCGACGGCAAGGTGAGGACCGTTTCGGTGCCCTGGGCAAGAAGCGGCAGCGGCTTCACCTTGATGATGGAGGGGGTGATACTCACCCTGGTGAAGCACATGCCGGTCAGGACGGTTGCCCGGGAGATCGGGGAGCACGACACCAAGCTGTGGCGCCTGATCGACTACCATGTGGAGGAGGCCCTCAAGGACCAGGACTTCTCGGATGTCAGTGCGATAGGGGTGGATGAGTACAGCCACAAGGGCCACAACTACATAACGGTCTTTCTTTCCCATCCCGATGTCGCCACCGATGAGGCCGGAAGGTGCAGGCAGGCGGGGAAAGCGAGGGTACTCTTTGTGACGGAAGGAAAAGACAAGGATGCCGTGAAACGTTTTCTTGAGCGTTTCAAGGAGAAGGACGGAAAACCCGGGCAGGTGAAGGTTGCCACCAGCGACATGATCCACGGCTACCGCAGCGCCCTGGGGGAGAGCTTTCCCGAGGCCGTCGTCACCGTGGACAAGTTCCATGTGGTCAAGAATTGTTCGGATGCGGTGGACAATACCAGGAAACGGGAAATGCGCAGCAAGAACGCCGCAAAGACAAAGGACCTGAAAAAGACGCGGTACATCTGGCTGAAGAACCCCGACAACCTCACCGACAGGCAGCGGGAGCGGCTCGGCCAACTGCTCCAGGTCGAATATCTGGATACGGTCCAGGCCTACAGCTGCCGTCTTGAGCTGCAGGATTTCTATGAGACCCACAAGGCCTATGACGAGGACATGGTGTCTGACTTTGAGCGGCTGGCCATCAGATTCGCCAACTCGGCGGTCATGGAAATCCGCAAGTTTGCACAGTGCCTGACAAGGAATGCGGTGGAGATTCTTAACTACTTCCAGACCCTGAGGACCAATGCAATCCTGGAGGGGTTCAACTCGAAGACAAGCATCATCAAGAGCCGTGCGAGAGGCTTCAGGAACATGAGGAACTTCATGAACATGATCTACTTCGTCTGTGGAGAATTGTCTCTCCCCCTGCAGCCAATCATGTAG
- the cobS gene encoding adenosylcobinamide-GDP ribazoletransferase has product MSGIGLSSALRTLTRFPFPGAEPRHVSTSLYWFPVVGALYGLCDLLLFFLPFPLPVRSALVLAWTAWMSRGFHWDGLCDTFDGFGGGYTREKRLEIMKDSHVGSFGMLALSVTLLLQYALYQAVGEDASILFAAPVLGRTMQVLLCVALPYARENGTAGDLVRGAKERHLLGAFGICAVLLWVWGRKVVAAMALAALVCTLLVSRVSRRKIGGVTGDVLGAGEVLGETASLLGALVFLAVNGNTW; this is encoded by the coding sequence GTGAGCGGAATCGGGCTCTCTTCTGCCCTCCGGACGCTGACCCGCTTTCCGTTTCCTGGCGCCGAACCACGCCATGTGTCCACCAGCCTGTACTGGTTTCCCGTCGTCGGGGCGTTGTACGGCCTGTGCGACTTGTTGTTGTTCTTTTTACCGTTCCCCCTTCCTGTGCGAAGCGCGTTGGTCCTCGCCTGGACGGCGTGGATGAGCCGTGGCTTTCATTGGGACGGGCTGTGTGATACGTTTGACGGCTTCGGCGGAGGATACACCAGAGAAAAGCGGCTTGAGATCATGAAGGACAGCCATGTCGGCTCGTTCGGAATGCTGGCGCTCTCCGTCACGCTCCTTCTCCAGTACGCGTTGTATCAGGCGGTGGGGGAGGATGCGTCCATCCTGTTCGCCGCTCCGGTCCTGGGCCGGACGATGCAGGTGCTCCTCTGCGTGGCGCTTCCCTATGCACGGGAGAACGGGACGGCGGGGGATCTGGTGAGGGGCGCGAAGGAGCGTCATCTGTTGGGAGCCTTTGGCATCTGCGCCGTGCTGCTCTGGGTGTGGGGGCGGAAGGTGGTCGCGGCCATGGCCCTGGCCGCTCTGGTGTGCACGCTCCTCGTCAGCCGGGTGTCCCGGCGGAAGATCGGGGGCGTGACCGGCGATGTGCTGGGCGCAGGCGAGGTGCTTGGGGAGACGGCGTCCCTTCTGGGTGCTCTTGTCTTTCTTGCCGTGAATGGCAATACTTGGTGA
- a CDS encoding endolytic transglycosylase MltG translates to MADTQLELNLGDHPTPKKKRSSPKKNQAKRKPASPRTTGREQAKNLSRPKPKKPAGTASKPHRVDVEPPELGKRKGYQSPISRFALIITLSIWFCLLALVLVTQWQGRRKPQVTEAAPPSAPSETIALSIQAGMSARQVAVLLEDNGVVSSAHDFISYLVSHDLASRLRSGTYLFSRGSSDQTVAGLLTSNPAALSVVVTPGQTLSQVDTYLAQRGYAKEGAFLAAAKALAASEGLSFAEGWFFPGTYPVRDGDVASSLAVAMHQAMLDALGPLSGSDAVRQYGLEAVVIIASMIQAETQNPDEMPLIAGIIYNRLEQGIPLGHRRDRPGMRRETGSIPSTPRYLSRKARTTHEGSKACLPVGSAVRALPPLPRRPIPRKRTRCFIFMARMGPSTPRWITKRISVTWKRICKESSWHICFTTRMFINRRISESRIYWWSVRPLWRWGTTSPSRCPVCR, encoded by the coding sequence ATGGCTGATACCCAATTGGAACTGAACCTGGGTGACCACCCAACACCGAAAAAGAAGCGTTCCTCGCCCAAAAAGAACCAGGCCAAGAGAAAACCCGCATCACCACGGACTACAGGCAGGGAACAAGCGAAGAACCTGTCCCGTCCCAAACCGAAGAAACCGGCAGGCACCGCGTCCAAGCCCCACCGGGTGGACGTGGAGCCTCCTGAACTGGGCAAGCGCAAAGGATACCAGTCTCCCATTTCCCGTTTCGCCCTCATCATCACGCTGAGCATCTGGTTCTGCCTGCTGGCGCTGGTGCTTGTCACCCAATGGCAGGGGAGGCGGAAACCCCAGGTGACGGAGGCGGCGCCCCCTTCCGCTCCGTCTGAGACCATCGCCCTTTCCATCCAGGCGGGAATGAGCGCCCGGCAGGTTGCCGTCCTGCTGGAGGACAACGGGGTGGTTTCCTCGGCGCATGATTTCATCTCCTATCTTGTCTCCCATGACCTCGCCTCGAGACTAAGGAGCGGCACGTATCTGTTCTCCCGGGGCTCGTCCGACCAGACCGTGGCAGGGTTGCTCACCTCCAACCCCGCGGCGCTCTCCGTGGTGGTCACCCCCGGACAGACGCTTTCCCAGGTGGACACCTACCTGGCACAGCGGGGATATGCCAAGGAAGGGGCGTTCCTCGCCGCGGCGAAGGCGCTTGCCGCATCAGAAGGATTGAGTTTTGCTGAGGGATGGTTCTTCCCCGGCACCTATCCGGTGCGGGATGGGGATGTGGCTTCCAGCCTTGCTGTGGCGATGCATCAGGCGATGCTGGACGCATTGGGACCGCTTTCGGGAAGCGATGCCGTCCGCCAGTATGGCTTGGAGGCGGTGGTGATCATCGCCTCGATGATCCAGGCGGAGACGCAGAATCCCGATGAGATGCCGTTGATCGCCGGCATCATCTACAACCGGCTGGAGCAGGGGATTCCCCTTGGGCATCGACGCGACCGACCCGGTATGAGACGGGAGACTGGGAGCATCCCATCAACCCCGCGGTATTTGAGCAGAAAAGCCCGTACAACACACGAAGGGTCAAAGGCCTGCCTCCCAGTGGGATCAGCTGTCCGGGCCTTGCCGCCCTTACCGCGGCGGCCCATCCCCAGAAAACGGACGCGCTGTTTTATCTTCATGGCAAGGATGGGGCCATCCACACCGCGGTGGATTACCAAGCGCATCAGCGTAACATGGAAACGTATTTGTAAGGAGTCATCATGGCATATCTGTTTCACAACGCGCATGTTCATCAACCGAAGGATCTCGGAATCCAGGATATACTGGTGGTCGGTTCGACCATTGTGGCGATGGGGAACAACCTCTCCGTCACGCTGCCCGGTCTGCAGGTGA
- a CDS encoding response regulator yields MDSVKQKLALDVINKELDANGRYLVSFLTKQHGRVRLTFSYLDESHLKICCLDQDVTEIVQKEAEQQQRLQAALDAAQKASATKSEFLSRMSHEMRTPISAILGLTQLGIEETHDRESRDAFRKIHESCTYLLGLINDVLDMSRIEAAKVELHPQLLTMSHFLESLDAIIQPQCQAKGVLFTTVVEGNVATEIHVDDLRFIQIFVNVLGNAVKFTPSGGSVTLELSCRDRGNPSGWLDCAVRDTGCGMTAEFLKKAFEPFTQERIGENRSIPGTGLGLAIVKYLVTLMGGSVRLESELDKGTTVFLSFPMTWVDDYDVPVRSKEMDYSMLKGKRVLLAEDHPLNAEIAARLLEKAGMVVEQAHDGAEAVRMFREGEHGRYNAILMDMHMPVMDGIKAAKEIRSLSRPDASVPIIAVTAEDSPQERERCMHAGMNGYLSKPFDQQTLYVELCSLLQGRSA; encoded by the coding sequence ATGGACTCGGTGAAACAGAAACTGGCGTTGGATGTGATCAACAAGGAACTGGATGCCAACGGGCGGTACCTCGTTTCCTTCCTGACCAAACAACACGGCAGGGTGCGTCTGACGTTCTCCTATCTGGATGAATCCCATCTGAAGATCTGCTGTCTGGACCAGGATGTCACGGAAATCGTCCAGAAGGAAGCGGAGCAGCAACAACGGCTTCAGGCCGCGTTGGATGCCGCGCAGAAGGCCAGCGCGACGAAGAGCGAGTTCCTCTCCCGGATGAGCCACGAGATGCGCACGCCGATCAGCGCCATTTTGGGGCTCACCCAACTGGGCATCGAGGAAACGCATGACCGGGAGTCTCGGGATGCGTTCCGCAAGATCCATGAGTCCTGCACCTACCTGCTTGGGTTGATCAACGACGTGCTGGATATGTCCCGTATCGAGGCTGCCAAAGTGGAATTGCACCCCCAGCTCCTGACAATGAGCCATTTCTTGGAATCGTTGGATGCCATCATCCAGCCTCAGTGTCAGGCAAAGGGTGTGTTGTTCACCACGGTGGTGGAAGGCAACGTCGCTACGGAAATCCATGTGGATGACCTGCGCTTCATCCAGATTTTCGTCAACGTGCTTGGCAATGCGGTGAAGTTCACCCCTTCCGGTGGTTCCGTTACGTTGGAACTCAGTTGCAGAGACAGGGGGAATCCTTCTGGTTGGCTGGATTGCGCGGTGCGTGATACGGGGTGCGGCATGACGGCGGAATTTCTGAAGAAAGCGTTCGAACCGTTCACTCAGGAACGGATCGGGGAGAATCGATCCATCCCTGGCACCGGACTGGGGCTTGCCATCGTAAAGTATCTGGTGACATTGATGGGCGGTTCGGTCAGGCTGGAAAGCGAACTGGATAAGGGAACGACGGTGTTCCTTTCCTTCCCGATGACTTGGGTGGATGATTATGACGTTCCCGTACGATCCAAAGAGATGGATTATTCCATGCTGAAGGGCAAGCGGGTGTTGCTTGCCGAGGATCATCCGCTGAACGCGGAGATCGCCGCCCGGCTTTTGGAAAAGGCGGGGATGGTGGTGGAGCAAGCCCACGATGGAGCGGAAGCGGTGCGGATGTTCCGGGAAGGGGAGCATGGCAGATACAATGCCATCCTGATGGATATGCACATGCCGGTGATGGATGGTATCAAGGCGGCGAAAGAGATACGCTCCCTATCCCGTCCAGATGCCTCCGTCCCCATCATCGCCGTCACGGCGGAAGACTCCCCCCAGGAACGAGAGCGTTGCATGCATGCCGGGATGAACGGGTATCTTTCCAAGCCGTTTGACCAACAGACGTTGTATGTCGAGCTTTGTTCCTTGCTCCAAGGGAGGTCGGCATGA
- a CDS encoding MBL fold metallo-hydrolase: MFVDRVVVGPYQTNCYILGDEETESGWIIDPGGDAKRIIACVTSHKVHPVAVLLTHTHWDHITALPAVKDAYPDIEILVGRLDAGFLGKNAYQRFDETITDRRFLAVYKDQLQRMPEPTTLLDDGQMLDDCHMRVLSTPGHTPGGVCYYHEAGHFLFSGDTLFCGGIGRTDLYGGSYSDIIQSCKRLLELPGDVQVLPGHGPETTIAQEQTNPFIV, translated from the coding sequence ATGTTCGTTGATCGTGTGGTGGTCGGGCCGTACCAGACCAACTGCTACATTCTCGGGGACGAGGAAACGGAAAGCGGCTGGATCATTGATCCAGGCGGGGATGCCAAGCGCATCATCGCCTGCGTCACCAGCCACAAGGTCCATCCCGTCGCCGTCTTGCTCACCCATACCCACTGGGATCACATCACGGCGCTTCCCGCCGTGAAGGACGCCTATCCGGACATTGAGATTCTGGTAGGCCGCCTGGATGCGGGATTTCTCGGGAAGAACGCCTACCAGCGGTTCGATGAGACGATCACCGACCGCAGGTTCCTGGCGGTGTACAAGGATCAACTGCAGCGGATGCCCGAGCCAACCACCCTTCTGGATGACGGGCAGATGTTGGATGACTGCCACATGCGGGTGCTCAGCACCCCGGGGCACACACCGGGCGGCGTCTGCTACTACCATGAGGCCGGACACTTCCTGTTCTCCGGAGACACACTGTTCTGTGGAGGCATCGGACGGACCGACCTGTACGGCGGTAGCTACAGCGACATCATCCAAAGCTGCAAACGGCTGCTGGAACTTCCCGGCGACGTCCAAGTCCTCCCCGGCCACGGGCCGGAAACGACCATCGCCCAGGAACAGACCAACCCGTTCATCGTGTAA
- a CDS encoding GGDEF domain-containing protein: protein MKLFLSQVRSSFHKRKIYFAQSHEDITQHNLALLQFLAFILFILIGAFFLVTPLFMTGWRVSGVYWAFFAISGVMLLATRLFGSALEDHPKAVTASCILFELIVMISCMVVDIFPYPQGISVFMAPLFVIAPAMFIFPLYLHIPMLSAPYLLYIVLDASVKPVWNVSIDRFSALFGLACGILVAVIITDSRAEEGIAKEQYRRMSSLDQLTGLYNRAAIVQQMSKAFDVPTDKPQRVFVLIDLDNFKKVNDQLGHQMGDFVLSRTGMVLRSCFADKDFIGRSGGDEFMILVDRPLSRDDLVVLLDTVEARVIGILTEQEEHVSCSIGAVIWDGVSSYPEMFRYADESLYEAKRRGRSCVVIEEAASFRQEEHQQTLL from the coding sequence ATGAAATTGTTTCTTTCCCAGGTCCGTTCTTCTTTCCACAAACGGAAGATCTATTTCGCTCAATCCCATGAGGATATCACCCAACACAACCTCGCGCTCCTCCAGTTCCTGGCGTTCATCCTGTTCATTCTCATCGGGGCGTTCTTTCTGGTCACTCCGTTGTTCATGACGGGCTGGAGGGTCAGCGGGGTATACTGGGCTTTTTTTGCCATCTCCGGGGTGATGTTGCTCGCCACCCGGCTGTTCGGATCCGCATTGGAGGACCATCCCAAGGCGGTGACGGCAAGTTGCATTCTCTTTGAGTTGATCGTCATGATCAGCTGCATGGTGGTCGACATCTTTCCCTATCCGCAAGGCATCTCCGTGTTCATGGCCCCGTTGTTCGTCATCGCTCCGGCGATGTTCATCTTTCCCCTGTATCTGCATATCCCCATGCTTTCCGCGCCGTACCTGCTGTATATCGTTCTGGATGCATCGGTCAAGCCGGTATGGAATGTCAGCATTGACCGATTCTCCGCGCTGTTCGGCCTTGCCTGCGGAATCCTTGTCGCTGTGATCATCACCGACTCCCGCGCCGAGGAGGGCATCGCCAAGGAACAGTACCGCAGAATGTCCTCATTGGATCAATTGACCGGCTTGTATAACCGTGCGGCGATCGTGCAGCAGATGAGCAAGGCGTTTGATGTACCGACGGACAAGCCGCAACGGGTATTTGTGTTGATCGATCTGGATAACTTCAAGAAGGTCAATGACCAGCTTGGCCACCAGATGGGGGATTTCGTGTTATCCCGCACCGGCATGGTGCTGCGCAGTTGCTTCGCCGACAAGGATTTCATCGGGCGTTCCGGTGGGGATGAGTTCATGATCTTGGTGGATCGTCCCCTTAGCCGGGATGATCTGGTGGTGTTGCTTGATACCGTTGAGGCACGGGTCATCGGCATCCTGACGGAACAGGAAGAACATGTTTCCTGCAGTATCGGCGCGGTGATCTGGGATGGCGTCTCTTCGTATCCCGAGATGTTCCGCTATGCCGATGAATCATTGTACGAGGCGAAGCGGAGGGGACGGAGTTGCGTCGTCATCGAAGAAGCGGCATCCTTCCGGCAGGAGGAACATCAGCAGACGTTGCTGTAA
- a CDS encoding DbpA RNA binding domain-containing protein yields the protein MDNEKNKADQDQAAIAKIQILVGKTKADPNPEELEHLKKLIKKNVPFTLRSYFMAYLFRELQQGGQRSQAPARRNPAPRPQAPRPAKEATEGTTPEQKPERVEKPLPEGAKTLYLNIGKMKRLYAKELSQIFQDQLGITKDDIYAIRIHDKYSFVSLSGENCEKAIAKMNGMDIKGRTVAVSYSNKEQ from the coding sequence ATGGACAATGAAAAGAACAAGGCCGATCAGGATCAGGCGGCCATCGCGAAAATCCAGATTCTCGTTGGGAAAACCAAAGCGGATCCCAATCCCGAAGAATTGGAACATCTGAAGAAACTGATTAAGAAAAACGTTCCGTTCACGTTACGCTCATATTTCATGGCTTACCTGTTCCGCGAGTTGCAGCAGGGCGGACAACGAAGCCAGGCCCCAGCCCGGAGGAATCCGGCGCCACGGCCCCAGGCTCCACGCCCGGCCAAAGAAGCAACGGAAGGAACGACTCCGGAGCAGAAACCGGAACGGGTGGAGAAACCGCTTCCCGAGGGAGCCAAGACGCTGTACCTGAACATCGGCAAGATGAAACGGTTGTACGCCAAGGAGCTCAGCCAGATTTTCCAGGACCAGCTGGGGATCACCAAGGATGACATCTACGCCATCCGGATCCATGACAAGTACAGCTTCGTCTCATTAAGCGGTGAGAACTGCGAGAAGGCCATCGCCAAGATGAACGGCATGGACATCAAAGGCAGAACGGTCGCCGTCAGCTATTCCAACAAGGAGCAGTGA